One Longimicrobiales bacterium DNA window includes the following coding sequences:
- a CDS encoding sigma-70 family RNA polymerase sigma factor, with the protein MENISAGMSERRLIMLAADGEARAIRTLYDRYAPRVYAVVRRIAGDDDLAQDYAQEAWIRAIRALPTFRGDARFSTWLHRIAVNSALQALRKSETRRKREAPIPDQVPVAPRGGDALLQKHLERALDVLPEGMRRVLILHDVEGYTHEEIGDTLGVTSGTSKSQLFKARAKMRDLLSSLSGASQEHGAEAWSI; encoded by the coding sequence ATGGAAAACATCTCTGCGGGAATGTCAGAGCGCCGGCTGATCATGCTGGCCGCCGATGGTGAAGCCCGCGCGATCCGGACCTTATACGACCGGTACGCGCCGCGGGTCTATGCCGTGGTGCGCCGAATCGCCGGCGACGACGATCTCGCTCAAGATTATGCGCAGGAGGCCTGGATCCGAGCGATCCGCGCTCTGCCGACGTTTAGGGGAGACGCTCGCTTTTCAACGTGGCTGCACAGAATCGCCGTGAACTCGGCGCTGCAGGCGCTCAGGAAATCTGAGACACGACGGAAACGGGAAGCACCGATCCCCGACCAAGTGCCCGTGGCTCCCCGGGGCGGCGACGCACTTTTGCAGAAGCATCTGGAGAGAGCACTGGATGTGCTGCCAGAAGGAATGCGGCGCGTCCTCATTCTCCACGATGTGGAGGGATATACACATGAAGAGATCGGAGACACCCTCGGGGTGACCTCCGGGACATCGAAGTCACAACTGTTCAAGGCACGGGCGAAAATGCGTGATCTACTTTCGAGCTTGAGCGGTGCATCGCAGGAACACGGAGCAGAAGCATGGAGCATCTAA
- a CDS encoding ABC transporter permease, translating to MAARRLAAVGVDKGIMLIFEIILVAMGAVRANILRSILTTLGIVIGVAAVITMVALGEGAQQRVEEQINRMGTTVLTIRPGQQFSFGVSRGDANMRIEDAEALRDATRGLLTVSPELGSRMQITYLRWNANNTVTGAWPEYFDIYDMELSAGRFFNQGEVNGRRRVAVLGFNVPNQLGETPAEVMIGQTIQVRGIPFEVVGVLTEKGDAAFFRPDDQIFIPQSTAQYRVMGGRDRLNAIYASTETTEQLDQAFGEIDRVMRREHRIRPGADADFNIRNSADLLATFNETNETFGLLLAGIAGVSLLVGGIGIMNIMLVSVTERTREIGVRKALGATRRAIMTQFLVEALFLCVMGGLIGVAVGYGAAEVMTRVAEWETVVAPEAVAVAIGFSAAIGLFFGMWPARRAAILDPIDALRYE from the coding sequence GTGGCGGCTCGCCGTTTGGCGGCGGTCGGGGTCGATAAAGGCATCATGCTAATCTTCGAGATCATCCTGGTAGCAATGGGCGCCGTACGGGCGAACATCCTGCGGTCCATTCTCACCACGCTGGGCATCGTGATCGGTGTTGCTGCGGTAATCACGATGGTCGCGCTCGGTGAGGGCGCCCAGCAACGCGTCGAAGAGCAGATCAACCGCATGGGCACCACGGTGCTCACGATTCGGCCGGGTCAGCAGTTCTCCTTCGGGGTGTCACGTGGTGACGCGAACATGCGCATCGAGGACGCGGAGGCGCTCCGCGATGCGACTCGGGGCCTATTAACGGTCTCCCCGGAGCTAGGTTCGCGCATGCAGATCACCTATCTGCGCTGGAACGCGAACAACACGGTGACGGGCGCCTGGCCTGAGTACTTCGATATCTACGATATGGAGCTCTCTGCGGGACGTTTCTTCAACCAAGGCGAGGTCAACGGGCGTCGCAGAGTCGCCGTGCTCGGATTCAACGTCCCGAACCAGTTGGGTGAGACACCGGCTGAAGTCATGATCGGGCAGACCATTCAAGTCAGGGGGATTCCCTTCGAGGTCGTCGGGGTGCTAACGGAAAAGGGTGATGCGGCCTTCTTCCGTCCGGATGATCAAATCTTTATTCCGCAGTCCACGGCTCAATACCGGGTCATGGGGGGGCGGGACCGCTTAAATGCGATTTACGCCTCCACAGAGACGACGGAACAGCTCGATCAGGCCTTTGGCGAGATCGATCGCGTGATGCGCCGGGAGCACCGTATCCGGCCAGGAGCCGACGCCGACTTCAACATCCGTAACTCGGCAGACTTACTGGCGACGTTCAACGAAACGAACGAGACGTTCGGGTTGCTGCTCGCCGGCATTGCGGGTGTCAGCCTCCTGGTGGGCGGCATCGGCATTATGAACATCATGCTCGTATCCGTGACCGAGAGGACGCGCGAGATCGGCGTCCGAAAGGCTCTGGGGGCGACACGCCGCGCCATTATGACGCAGTTCCTCGTTGAAGCGCTCTTCCTGTGTGTAATGGGCGGGCTCATCGGAGTTGCCGTTGGCTACGGGGCCGCTGAGGTCATGACTCGTGTGGCTGAGTGGGAAACCGTTGTCGCGCCTGAGGCCGTCGCTGTGGCCATCGGGTTCAGCGCGGCGATTGGCCTGTTTTTCGGCATGTGGCCGGCGCGGCGAGCTGCGATTCTGGATCCGATCGACGCTTTGCGCTACGAGTAG
- a CDS encoding PDZ domain-containing protein, which translates to MIRTLLRLGALALLAAPFPVLAQGVSSSRGWIGISFVVEAEGTPSGIRTIVRIDSVNNGSPAQAAGLRAGDHLVKVNHIAGPDSLMNLVEYLHLDPGDPVSLVVVRDGRQRELMLYAADRGGRAGAARTFTLSFPPDSMVETMSRAMDSLRIRLVEANGDVRVIKRGGTSNIRSVGPATQVRVEAQLADAAPRTERLRSIDEFANEWIGREVQAPFGFGLFRSEANDSLEGEMHDLNRLYRELRAREGERLRQIMGAQGGMLRVVDQNDPVLRDVRVTLGELANEGRRLRKAMDNAARQNGNAVYVRSAPRVTGFIPDGTEPPQGAFSPLAPYLLGENRAAGAEMMDINSDLAEALQVESGVLVLEVPDGTPAGLAGIKAGDVIIRIDQVLVRSVDDLRVGLSRASAETPVTLIRRGTSRQVLLRR; encoded by the coding sequence ATGATCCGCACCCTTTTGAGACTCGGCGCGCTCGCGCTGCTGGCGGCTCCCTTCCCCGTCCTGGCACAAGGCGTGTCGTCTTCGCGGGGGTGGATCGGCATTTCCTTCGTGGTCGAGGCCGAAGGCACTCCCAGTGGGATACGAACCATCGTGCGTATCGACTCCGTAAACAATGGAAGCCCAGCTCAAGCCGCAGGACTCCGCGCTGGTGATCATCTGGTGAAGGTCAACCACATCGCGGGACCCGATTCTCTGATGAACTTGGTCGAATACCTTCACTTGGATCCTGGCGACCCAGTGTCGTTGGTCGTTGTCCGCGACGGCCGCCAACGGGAGCTGATGCTGTATGCCGCGGATCGCGGCGGGCGGGCGGGCGCGGCGCGTACCTTCACCTTGAGTTTCCCCCCGGATTCGATGGTCGAGACGATGTCTCGCGCCATGGACTCGCTGCGTATCCGCTTGGTAGAGGCGAATGGCGATGTGCGCGTCATCAAGCGGGGCGGCACGAGCAACATCCGCTCGGTCGGGCCTGCCACACAGGTCCGAGTCGAAGCTCAATTGGCGGACGCCGCGCCACGCACGGAGCGACTTCGTTCGATCGATGAGTTCGCGAACGAGTGGATCGGCAGAGAAGTACAAGCTCCGTTTGGATTCGGCCTATTCAGAAGTGAGGCGAACGACTCGCTGGAAGGGGAGATGCATGATCTCAATCGCCTCTACCGAGAGTTGCGGGCCCGAGAAGGTGAGCGGCTCCGGCAGATCATGGGCGCTCAAGGAGGCATGCTCCGAGTTGTGGACCAAAACGATCCCGTTCTCAGGGACGTGCGGGTGACGCTGGGTGAGCTGGCTAACGAAGGCCGTCGGCTGCGGAAGGCGATGGACAACGCCGCTCGCCAGAACGGGAACGCGGTCTACGTCCGTTCAGCTCCGAGGGTGACGGGGTTCATACCCGACGGCACAGAGCCCCCGCAGGGAGCATTCAGTCCGCTGGCTCCTTACCTACTGGGTGAGAACCGGGCGGCAGGCGCGGAGATGATGGATATCAACTCCGACTTGGCAGAAGCGCTCCAGGTGGAAAGTGGCGTCCTGGTCCTCGAAGTACCTGACGGGACGCCGGCCGGTCTCGCAGGCATCAAGGCCGGAGACGTGATCATCCGGATCGACCAGGTCTTGGTGCGCTCTGTGGACGACCTCCGCGTTGGGCTTTCCAGGGCGAGCGCTGAAACACCGGTGACGCTGATTCGCCGCGGTACAAGCCGGCAAGTTCTTCTGCGCCGCTGA